Proteins encoded within one genomic window of Acidihalobacter prosperus:
- the rpoE gene encoding RNA polymerase sigma factor RpoE: MEQGGIPDAELVRRVQSGDMRAFDLLVRKYQHKILNLIGRYVHEPSAAQDVAQEAFIKAYRGLGNFRGESAFYTWLYRIAINTAKNHLVAESRRSPEYEVNAEDAERLDGESGLKEYATPEGELLSEEIRQRVFNAIETLPEDLKTAITLRELEGMSYEEIAQVMGCPIGTVRSRIFRARESIDRSLRPLLD; encoded by the coding sequence ATGGAGCAAGGGGGTATTCCCGATGCGGAACTGGTGCGTCGTGTGCAGAGCGGGGACATGCGGGCCTTCGACCTGCTGGTGCGTAAATACCAGCACAAAATCCTCAACCTGATCGGGCGCTACGTCCATGAGCCTTCGGCCGCGCAGGACGTCGCGCAGGAGGCCTTCATCAAGGCATATCGCGGATTGGGAAACTTTCGCGGTGAAAGTGCGTTCTATACCTGGCTGTACAGGATCGCGATCAACACCGCAAAGAATCATCTGGTGGCTGAATCGCGGCGTTCGCCCGAATACGAGGTGAACGCGGAAGACGCCGAGCGCCTCGATGGCGAATCCGGATTGAAAGAATATGCAACTCCTGAAGGGGAATTGTTGTCTGAGGAAATAAGGCAGCGAGTTTTCAATGCGATTGAAACCCTGCCAGAGGATCTCAAGACCGCGATTACCCTGCGCGAGCTTGAGGGCATGAGCTACGAGGAGATCGCCCAGGTCATGGGATGTCCGATCGGGACGGTGCGCTCGCGGATATTCCGCGCGCGCGAGTCGATAGACCGCAGTCTGCGGCCGTTATTGGACTAG
- a CDS encoding glutaredoxin family protein has translation MRTLTLYHREGCHLCEQMAQVLASLATELRFEVTRVDIDADPALRERFNEKIPVLMVEDDVVCCHFLDEKALRQALTDG, from the coding sequence ATGAGGACGCTTACGCTGTATCACCGCGAAGGCTGCCACCTGTGCGAACAAATGGCACAGGTGCTGGCGTCTCTGGCGACGGAGCTGCGTTTCGAGGTCACTCGTGTCGATATCGACGCCGATCCGGCGCTGCGCGAGCGCTTCAATGAAAAAATACCGGTGCTGATGGTCGAGGATGACGTGGTGTGCTGCCATTTCCTCGACGAGAAGGCGCTGAGGCAGGCACTGACGGATGGCTAA
- a CDS encoding M48 family metallopeptidase, whose amino-acid sequence MHAFTLVFLAAVALGLALRLWLAARQIGHVLDHRTRVPADFVSSIPLEAHQRAADYTVARVRFSRLEIVFETLILLGWTLGGGLDLVDRLWRASGWSPLLAGTATVLSVIVIGALLDQPFALWRTFVIEARHGFNRTRPATYLGDLLLQALLLLMLGVPLLLLILWLMGRTGSVWWLYVWLVWTGFSLLMAWAFPRFIAPLFNRFEPLEEGPLRARVEALLERTGFRSRGIYVMDGSKRSGHGNAYFTGLGRNKRIVFFDTLIDKLEPEEIEAVLAHELGHYRHRHVQKAMWLMSALSLAGLALLAWLMQQPWFYAGLGVSTPSTHMALLLFLIALPSFAFPLTPLFSWRSRKQEFEADAFAHLQTGGATPLVHALVKLYRDNASTLTPDPLHSAYYDSHPPASIRVEHLHRLDAADSR is encoded by the coding sequence ATGCACGCGTTTACACTCGTCTTTCTCGCCGCCGTCGCGCTCGGCCTTGCGCTTCGTCTGTGGCTCGCCGCCAGGCAGATTGGCCATGTGCTCGACCACCGCACACGGGTGCCGGCGGATTTCGTCTCATCCATCCCGCTGGAAGCACACCAACGCGCCGCCGACTACACCGTCGCCCGGGTCCGCTTTTCCCGTCTGGAGATCGTTTTCGAGACCTTGATCCTGCTCGGCTGGACGCTGGGCGGCGGGCTCGACCTGGTCGACCGGCTGTGGCGCGCGTCCGGCTGGTCGCCGCTGCTGGCCGGCACCGCGACCGTACTCAGCGTGATCGTCATCGGCGCCTTGCTCGATCAACCCTTCGCGCTGTGGCGCACCTTCGTGATCGAGGCGCGCCACGGCTTCAACCGCACCCGCCCCGCCACCTACCTCGGCGATCTGCTGCTGCAGGCGCTGCTCCTGCTGATGCTCGGCGTGCCTCTGCTGTTGCTCATCCTGTGGCTGATGGGGCGAACGGGCAGCGTCTGGTGGCTGTACGTCTGGCTGGTGTGGACCGGCTTCAGCCTACTCATGGCCTGGGCCTTTCCGCGCTTCATCGCACCGCTGTTCAATCGCTTCGAGCCACTGGAGGAAGGCCCGCTGCGCGCGCGCGTGGAGGCGCTGCTCGAACGCACCGGTTTCCGCTCCAGGGGCATATACGTGATGGACGGTTCCAAACGTTCGGGCCACGGCAACGCCTATTTCACCGGACTCGGGCGCAACAAGCGCATCGTCTTTTTCGACACCCTGATCGACAAGCTCGAACCCGAGGAAATCGAAGCCGTGCTGGCTCACGAACTGGGACATTATCGCCACCGGCATGTACAGAAGGCCATGTGGCTAATGAGTGCACTCAGCCTCGCCGGTCTCGCACTGCTGGCCTGGCTGATGCAACAGCCCTGGTTCTACGCCGGTCTCGGGGTCAGCACGCCATCCACCCACATGGCCCTGCTGCTGTTTCTGATCGCCCTGCCGAGCTTCGCCTTCCCGCTCACGCCGCTGTTCTCCTGGCGCTCGCGCAAGCAGGAATTCGAGGCCGATGCCTTCGCGCATCTGCAGACCGGCGGTGCCACGCCGCTGGTGCATGCCCTGGTCAAACTGTACCGGGACAACGCCAGCACGCTGACGCCCGACCCGCTGCACTCGGCCTACTATGACTCGCACCCACCCGCCTCGATCCGGGTCGAGCACCTGCATCGACTCGATGCGGCGGACTCGCGCTGA
- the orn gene encoding oligoribonuclease, with protein MPASPDNLIWIDLEMTGLDPQQDVIIEIATVVTDRVLNVLAEGPVLAIHQPAAVMAGMDEWNQRQHGQSGLIARVAESRVDASEAEARTLAFLREHVPPGVSPMCGNSICQDRRFLARLMPELERFFHYRNLDVSTLKELAKRWYPGVAKGFAKTSEHLALADIRDSIEELRYYREYLLPPLE; from the coding sequence ATGCCCGCCAGTCCGGACAACCTGATCTGGATCGATCTCGAAATGACGGGACTCGATCCCCAGCAGGACGTCATCATCGAAATCGCCACCGTGGTGACCGACCGCGTGCTGAACGTTCTGGCGGAGGGACCGGTGCTGGCGATCCATCAGCCGGCCGCGGTGATGGCGGGGATGGACGAATGGAATCAGCGCCAGCACGGGCAGTCGGGGTTGATCGCCCGGGTGGCCGAGAGTCGGGTCGATGCGTCTGAAGCCGAGGCGCGCACGCTGGCGTTTCTGCGCGAGCATGTGCCGCCGGGCGTGTCGCCGATGTGCGGCAACAGCATCTGCCAGGACCGGCGCTTTCTCGCGCGGCTGATGCCCGAGCTGGAGCGGTTCTTCCATTACCGCAATCTGGACGTGAGTACGCTCAAGGAGCTGGCGAAGCGCTGGTATCCGGGCGTCGCCAAGGGTTTTGCCAAGACCTCGGAGCACCTCGCGCTGGCGGATATCCGCGACTCCATCGAGGAGCTGCGCTACTACCGCGAATATCTGCTGCCGCCGCTCGAATGA
- the nadB gene encoding L-aspartate oxidase → MTHPQGTDLEYDVLIIGSGAAGLSAALRLADTLRVAVMSKGPLHEGCTFYAQGGISAVFDRHDSFDSHAADTLDAGAGLNHPDAVRMTVEGAPDAIRWLSELGVPFTRRSESGRSGEYHLTREGGHSHRRVVHAADATGRDVETTLIARAREHHGISLLENHIAVDLITARKLGAAGDDRVLGAYVLDRSSDRVITIAARTVVLATGGASKVYLYTSNPDGASGDGIAMAWRAGCRVANMEFMQFHPTVLYEPRAKAFLISEALRGEGARLQLPDGTRFMQRFDPRGDLAPRDIVARAIDHEMKRLGIDCVYLDISHRPADFIREHFPNIHARCLSLGYDMTREPIPVVPAAHYTCGGVVTDLHGRSDIEGLYAIGEVACTGLHGANRMASNSLLECLIFAKAAAADIHARHASSHPATRALPSWDDSQVSDSDEEIVVTHNWAELRRFMWDYVGIVRSSKRLRRALSRVDLLLAEIDEYYRHFRIGNNLVELRNLALVAKLIIVSALARHESRGLHFTLDFPEADPTLEQCDTLLAPDLTQPGLPPQVVSPAAKTPGDP, encoded by the coding sequence ATGACGCACCCACAAGGCACAGACCTGGAATACGACGTCCTCATCATCGGCAGCGGCGCGGCGGGTCTAAGCGCCGCGCTGAGACTGGCCGACACCCTGCGCGTCGCCGTCATGAGCAAAGGCCCGCTGCACGAAGGCTGCACGTTCTACGCGCAGGGTGGCATTTCCGCGGTGTTCGATCGTCACGATTCCTTCGACAGCCATGCCGCCGACACGCTCGATGCCGGCGCCGGGCTCAACCATCCCGATGCCGTGCGCATGACGGTCGAGGGCGCGCCCGATGCGATCCGCTGGCTCAGCGAACTCGGCGTGCCATTCACCCGCCGCAGCGAATCCGGACGCAGCGGCGAATACCACCTCACCCGCGAGGGCGGACACAGCCACCGTCGAGTGGTGCACGCGGCCGACGCCACCGGCCGCGACGTCGAAACCACGCTGATCGCCCGAGCCCGCGAGCACCACGGCATCAGCCTGCTCGAAAATCACATCGCGGTGGACCTGATCACCGCGCGCAAGCTCGGCGCCGCCGGCGACGACCGGGTTCTTGGAGCCTATGTCCTCGATCGAAGTTCCGACCGCGTGATCACCATCGCCGCACGCACGGTGGTGCTGGCCACCGGCGGCGCCAGCAAGGTCTACCTCTACACCTCCAACCCGGACGGCGCTTCGGGAGACGGCATTGCCATGGCCTGGCGCGCCGGCTGCCGTGTGGCGAACATGGAATTCATGCAGTTCCATCCCACCGTGCTCTACGAACCCCGCGCCAAGGCATTTCTGATCAGCGAAGCCCTGCGCGGCGAGGGCGCGCGCCTGCAGCTGCCCGACGGCACACGCTTCATGCAGCGATTCGACCCACGCGGCGACCTCGCGCCGCGCGATATCGTGGCACGCGCCATCGATCATGAAATGAAACGCCTGGGCATCGATTGCGTCTATCTCGACATCAGCCATCGTCCTGCGGATTTCATCCGCGAACATTTCCCCAACATACACGCCCGCTGCCTGTCGCTGGGTTACGATATGACCAGGGAACCGATCCCGGTGGTGCCGGCCGCCCACTACACCTGCGGCGGCGTGGTCACCGATCTGCACGGGCGCAGCGACATCGAGGGTCTGTACGCCATCGGCGAAGTCGCCTGCACCGGCCTTCACGGCGCCAACCGCATGGCCAGCAATTCGCTGCTCGAATGCCTGATCTTCGCCAAGGCCGCCGCCGCCGACATCCATGCGCGACATGCATCGTCGCACCCTGCCACGCGAGCGCTGCCGTCCTGGGACGACAGCCAGGTGAGCGACTCCGACGAGGAGATCGTGGTCACCCACAACTGGGCGGAATTGAGACGATTCATGTGGGATTACGTCGGCATCGTGCGCAGCAGCAAGCGGCTGCGGCGCGCACTCAGCCGCGTCGACCTGCTGCTGGCCGAAATCGACGAGTACTACCGCCACTTCCGCATCGGCAATAACCTCGTCGAGCTACGCAATCTGGCCCTGGTCGCCAAACTGATCATCGTTTCCGCCCTCGCGCGCCACGAAAGCCGCGGGCTGCATTTCACCTTGGATTTTCCCGAGGCGGACCCCACACTGGAACAGTGCGACACCCTTCTCGCCCCGGACCTGACGCAACCGGGCCTCCCGCCCCAGGTCGTCTCGCCGGCGGCGAAAACGCCAGGAGATCCATGA
- a CDS encoding AzlC family ABC transporter permease, producing the protein MRVLRDGFAASVPIAAGYLPVAVAFGVAGQASGLPYWSLAFVSAVVYAGASQFALLATLSLGAAPLSAALLALILNLRHFVYGPALSRQLAGLNRRSRAGIAFGLTDETFAAAYGRLPASASAKMRRDWLVGLEIGAYLAWQGGTTLGALGGAGMLAWSPLFKPVLDFALPLLFVLLLPPLLGQARMRAASTAGALTALALQWQGESAAALVAAAVAGMAAAWLARVR; encoded by the coding sequence ATGAGGGTCCTGCGGGATGGTTTTGCCGCCAGTGTGCCGATCGCGGCAGGCTATTTGCCGGTGGCCGTTGCCTTTGGCGTGGCAGGGCAGGCCAGCGGTTTGCCGTACTGGTCGCTCGCCTTCGTCTCTGCGGTCGTCTATGCCGGTGCCAGCCAGTTCGCGTTGCTGGCTACGCTGTCGCTGGGAGCAGCGCCGCTGTCGGCGGCGCTGCTCGCACTGATCCTCAATCTGCGCCATTTCGTCTATGGTCCGGCCTTGAGCCGGCAGCTTGCCGGCTTGAACCGGCGCAGCCGGGCCGGCATTGCCTTCGGGCTGACCGACGAGACCTTCGCCGCCGCCTATGGTCGCCTGCCTGCGTCCGCTTCCGCGAAGATGCGGCGCGATTGGCTGGTGGGGCTTGAGATCGGCGCCTATCTGGCCTGGCAGGGCGGGACGACCTTGGGTGCGCTCGGCGGCGCCGGCATGCTCGCCTGGTCGCCGTTGTTCAAGCCGGTGCTGGATTTCGCCTTGCCGCTGTTATTCGTGCTGCTGCTGCCGCCGTTGCTCGGGCAGGCGCGCATGCGGGCGGCCTCGACCGCCGGGGCGCTGACGGCGCTGGCGTTGCAGTGGCAAGGAGAAAGCGCGGCGGCGTTGGTGGCCGCCGCGGTGGCCGGGATGGCCGCCGCCTGGCTGGCGCGCGTGCGATGA
- a CDS encoding AzlD domain-containing protein gives MNLHDWLIGACVLAVGTYAIRLAGAWLVGSAVRGEHRLGRLFEPAGAALIAAFAVVSLVPAGHAPVAATLGGELLSLVVALWLQRLSGQLWVGMLAGLATYGLWLAVASAWLQ, from the coding sequence ATGAATCTGCACGACTGGCTGATCGGCGCCTGCGTGCTGGCGGTGGGGACATACGCCATCCGCCTGGCCGGCGCCTGGCTGGTAGGTTCGGCGGTGCGCGGCGAGCATCGCCTCGGCCGTCTGTTCGAGCCGGCCGGCGCGGCTCTGATCGCAGCCTTCGCGGTGGTGTCGCTGGTGCCGGCCGGGCACGCACCCGTGGCTGCGACCCTGGGCGGCGAGCTGCTGTCGCTGGTCGTCGCGCTTTGGCTTCAGCGTCTGAGCGGTCAGCTGTGGGTCGGCATGCTGGCGGGACTCGCCACCTACGGACTGTGGCTGGCCGTGGCTTCGGCCTGGCTGCAATGA
- a CDS encoding MucB/RseB C-terminal domain-containing protein → MRVASIAGLLGGVFLLPPIQAGAATDAAHGLFSQMRHAARTLDYRGIFVYQNGASLSTLKVEHAWHDGKEYERLVSQDGARREVLVDGDLVTYVRPSTKSVVIMHRDSHSSLPGRFASDAHATPYYHLELGATKRIAGQTCRVLVLKPIDRYRYQHRMCVDVGNHLPLESEVIDRQGNPVERLLFTDIKLVTGLKPAAFKPPVLGPQYTLRWVKTRQAGDEAKHDGSRWSFKPSALPPGFVLRAAQTRRFSASGDPVRHFVLGDGVATVSVFIATHEHAVHAASSMERSGALNVLTTSSHGALVTVMGEVPRITVRRIAGALTYSKTR, encoded by the coding sequence GTGCGTGTCGCTTCGATTGCCGGCTTGCTCGGCGGGGTCTTTCTTTTGCCGCCGATCCAGGCCGGCGCCGCCACGGACGCGGCGCATGGGCTTTTTTCGCAGATGCGGCATGCGGCGCGCACGCTCGATTACCGCGGCATATTCGTCTACCAGAACGGCGCATCGCTCAGCACCCTCAAGGTCGAGCATGCCTGGCATGACGGCAAGGAATACGAGCGCCTCGTTTCCCAGGACGGCGCGCGTCGCGAGGTACTCGTCGACGGCGATCTGGTGACCTACGTGCGACCATCGACCAAGTCGGTGGTCATCATGCACCGGGATAGCCATTCCAGCTTGCCTGGGCGCTTCGCCTCGGACGCCCACGCAACGCCTTATTACCACCTCGAACTGGGTGCGACCAAGCGCATCGCGGGGCAAACCTGCCGCGTCCTCGTGCTCAAGCCGATCGACCGCTATCGCTATCAGCACCGCATGTGCGTCGATGTCGGCAACCATCTGCCGCTCGAATCCGAGGTGATCGACCGACAGGGAAACCCCGTCGAGCGGCTGTTGTTCACGGATATCAAGCTCGTGACGGGTCTCAAGCCGGCCGCCTTCAAGCCACCCGTACTCGGTCCTCAATATACCCTGCGCTGGGTCAAGACGCGTCAGGCCGGCGACGAGGCCAAGCATGACGGCAGCCGCTGGAGCTTCAAGCCTTCGGCGTTGCCGCCCGGATTCGTGCTGCGCGCCGCGCAGACCCGCCGTTTCAGCGCTAGCGGCGACCCGGTCCGGCATTTCGTACTGGGTGACGGCGTGGCGACGGTTTCGGTGTTCATCGCCACGCATGAGCATGCCGTGCATGCGGCCAGCAGCATGGAGCGTAGCGGTGCGCTGAATGTGCTGACCACGTCTTCTCACGGTGCTCTGGTAACCGTGATGGGCGAGGTGCCGCGCATCACCGTGCGCCGGATCGCCGGCGCACTGACGTATTCGAAGACGCGCTGA
- a CDS encoding sulfurtransferase has translation MTANTPLMIEPDALERLLGDPGLIVVDLCKAEIYSSGHIPGAVHVEYADIVDARPPVAGLLPDEPRMSALLSAIGFADGKHIVAYDDEGGGKAARLLWTLAAYGLEGHRMLNGGLHAWANEGHPLEATAVAPEPTQYQAHYHGGVVADRDYIAARLGDAQVLILDTRTQPEYHGHDVRAARGGRIPGALHFEWTRAMDRNRNLRIREEDELRRELEALGVTPDKEIVCYCQTHHRSAHTWALLRHLGYNNVKGYPGAWSDWGNAQHLPLEHGPS, from the coding sequence ATGACCGCAAATACCCCGCTGATGATCGAACCCGACGCACTGGAACGACTGCTCGGCGACCCCGGGCTGATCGTGGTCGATCTGTGCAAGGCGGAGATCTACTCGTCCGGGCACATACCGGGCGCGGTCCACGTCGAATACGCCGACATCGTCGACGCCCGGCCACCGGTGGCCGGGCTGCTGCCCGACGAGCCGCGCATGAGCGCCCTGCTCTCCGCCATCGGCTTTGCCGACGGCAAGCACATCGTGGCCTACGATGACGAGGGTGGCGGCAAGGCCGCGCGCCTGCTGTGGACGCTGGCCGCCTACGGCCTGGAAGGCCATCGCATGCTCAACGGCGGACTGCACGCCTGGGCCAACGAAGGACATCCGCTCGAAGCCACCGCCGTCGCCCCGGAGCCGACGCAGTACCAGGCGCACTACCACGGCGGCGTGGTCGCCGACCGCGACTACATCGCCGCGCGCCTGGGCGACGCGCAGGTGCTGATTCTCGACACCCGAACCCAACCCGAATATCACGGCCACGACGTGCGCGCGGCGCGCGGCGGCCGCATCCCCGGCGCCCTGCATTTCGAGTGGACCCGGGCGATGGACCGCAACCGCAACCTGCGCATCCGCGAGGAAGACGAATTACGACGCGAACTCGAAGCCCTGGGCGTCACGCCGGACAAGGAAATCGTCTGCTATTGCCAGACGCACCACCGCTCAGCGCATACCTGGGCGCTGCTGCGCCACCTTGGCTACAACAACGTCAAGGGCTACCCCGGCGCCTGGTCGGACTGGGGCAATGCACAGCACCTGCCGCTGGAACACGGCCCGAGCTGA
- a CDS encoding sigma-E factor negative regulatory protein — translation MTTMTHKDEQISALMDGESSRFEIRRSVDLLLSDADLRERWGRYHLIGDVLRRDVKQIAAADFSAGVMARLAAEQDEAVSPRRAQSRWAKPLLGFAMAASVAGAMVIGLQSMMGPGQIGGDLMQQALPGNGFERVADVEPTADPGHHVPTQLESYMRMNSYLLSHAEQTGGQGMMPYVRMVSYTPAR, via the coding sequence ATGACGACGATGACGCATAAAGACGAGCAAATTTCGGCTCTCATGGACGGGGAAAGCAGCCGTTTCGAGATCCGCAGGTCCGTTGACCTGCTGCTGAGCGATGCCGATCTGCGCGAACGCTGGGGCCGCTATCATCTTATCGGCGACGTGCTGCGTCGCGATGTGAAGCAGATTGCCGCCGCGGACTTCAGCGCCGGCGTCATGGCGCGGCTGGCTGCCGAGCAGGACGAGGCCGTGTCGCCTCGGCGCGCGCAGTCGCGCTGGGCCAAGCCGCTGCTGGGGTTTGCCATGGCTGCCTCGGTGGCGGGCGCAATGGTGATCGGCCTGCAATCCATGATGGGTCCCGGCCAGATTGGCGGCGATCTGATGCAGCAGGCGCTGCCGGGCAACGGTTTCGAACGCGTGGCCGATGTCGAGCCGACTGCAGATCCGGGACATCACGTGCCGACCCAGCTGGAAAGCTACATGCGCATGAACAGCTATCTGCTAAGCCACGCCGAACAGACGGGTGGGCAGGGCATGATGCCTTACGTGCGCATGGTCAGCTACACGCCTGCCCGCTAG
- a CDS encoding helix-turn-helix domain-containing protein: MDGIRKVVAGNLTRLRGSRGLTLSRLAELAGISKGTLSALEQGNGNPTIVTLWALADALAVSFGALVEGADTSVPDINEGVHVRLLAREDGPPRLESYLLTLEAGAVREAVGHGLRVDERVIVLQGQVRAGELGATRMLAAGVEWTFDGARPHLYATGDGPATLLVMMRYAVAEARA, encoded by the coding sequence GTGGACGGAATCCGTAAGGTGGTGGCAGGCAATCTGACGCGGCTGCGTGGCTCGCGAGGCCTTACGTTGAGCCGCCTGGCCGAACTGGCCGGCATTTCCAAGGGCACCTTGTCGGCGCTGGAACAAGGGAACGGCAATCCCACCATCGTCACCCTATGGGCGTTGGCCGACGCGCTGGCGGTGTCCTTCGGTGCTCTCGTCGAAGGCGCGGACACTTCGGTGCCCGACATTAACGAGGGTGTGCACGTGCGGCTGCTGGCGCGCGAGGACGGCCCCCCGCGGCTCGAAAGCTACCTGCTGACACTGGAGGCGGGCGCGGTGCGCGAGGCGGTGGGGCACGGCTTGCGCGTAGACGAGCGGGTCATCGTGTTGCAGGGCCAGGTCCGCGCGGGCGAGCTGGGCGCGACCCGCATGCTTGCGGCCGGCGTGGAGTGGACGTTCGATGGCGCGAGACCTCATCTTTATGCGACGGGAGACGGTCCGGCAACCCTGCTGGTGATGATGCGCTACGCGGTCGCGGAGGCGAGGGCATGA
- the rsgA gene encoding ribosome small subunit-dependent GTPase A: MTRGRVVARFGAELIVRDDAGGLHKAVSPRNLVKRGPEHLRAPVCGDEIEYEDGFDKAVLTALLPRRNCLVRPDHRGRPRAGVANVDQVVIVVATRPPPDWGLIDRYLVGTADLGANAAIVINKIDLALAPAAAAHVSETRTLYAGLGYPVLSTSTLDGSGIDDLRARLAGRTSLFVGQSGVGKSSLTHHLDPNLEVRVGELSALTGEGRHTTTHAHLYALPGGGDLIDSPGVRDFAPFAPERASLHAGFPEIAARIGDCRFHNCQHRAEPGCAIKTAVEAGEIAATRLRSFLELSNELRNSVRGGDSMSP; this comes from the coding sequence ATGACCCGAGGCCGGGTGGTCGCCCGTTTCGGTGCCGAACTGATCGTGCGCGACGATGCCGGTGGACTGCACAAGGCCGTTTCGCCGCGCAATCTGGTCAAACGCGGTCCCGAGCATCTACGCGCGCCGGTGTGCGGCGACGAAATCGAATACGAGGACGGGTTCGACAAGGCGGTGCTCACCGCGCTGCTGCCGCGGCGCAATTGCCTCGTGCGGCCGGATCATCGCGGGCGGCCGCGTGCCGGCGTCGCCAACGTCGATCAGGTCGTCATCGTGGTCGCCACCCGGCCGCCGCCCGACTGGGGGCTGATCGACCGCTACCTCGTCGGCACCGCCGATCTCGGCGCCAACGCGGCCATCGTCATCAACAAGATCGATCTCGCGCTGGCGCCGGCAGCCGCGGCGCATGTATCCGAGACCCGTACCCTGTATGCCGGCCTTGGATATCCAGTACTGTCCACCAGTACGCTCGACGGCAGCGGCATCGATGACCTGCGCGCACGACTCGCCGGGCGCACCAGTCTGTTCGTCGGCCAGTCCGGGGTCGGCAAATCCTCGCTCACGCATCATCTCGACCCGAACCTCGAAGTTCGAGTCGGCGAGTTGTCGGCACTCACCGGAGAGGGCCGCCACACCACTACCCACGCCCACCTCTATGCCCTACCCGGCGGCGGCGACCTGATCGACTCGCCGGGCGTGCGCGACTTCGCGCCGTTCGCGCCCGAGCGCGCATCGCTGCACGCCGGCTTCCCCGAGATCGCGGCGCGCATCGGCGACTGCCGCTTCCACAACTGCCAGCATCGCGCCGAACCGGGCTGCGCGATCAAGACCGCGGTCGAAGCCGGCGAAATCGCCGCCACCCGCCTGCGCAGCTTTCTGGAACTTTCGAACGAGCTCCGGAACTCCGTCCGCGGCGGCGACTCTATGAGTCCATGA
- a CDS encoding 4a-hydroxytetrahydrobiopterin dehydratase: MNDGITHTLRQGRCAPCEGGVPPLDHDEAARLMSGLHPDWQRVEDGRAIARELGFANFHDTMAFVNAVAWIAHREDHHPDLEVGYNRCRVRYSTHAIGGLSRNDFICAARVDALFS; the protein is encoded by the coding sequence ATGAATGACGGCATCACCCACACCCTCCGGCAAGGCCGCTGCGCGCCCTGCGAAGGCGGCGTGCCGCCGCTCGATCACGACGAGGCGGCACGCCTGATGAGCGGCCTGCACCCGGACTGGCAACGGGTCGAGGACGGCCGCGCCATCGCGCGGGAACTGGGCTTCGCGAACTTCCACGACACCATGGCCTTCGTCAACGCAGTCGCCTGGATCGCCCATCGAGAAGACCATCACCCCGATCTCGAAGTCGGCTACAACCGCTGTCGCGTGCGCTACTCGACCCATGCCATCGGCGGACTGTCGCGCAACGATTTCATCTGCGCCGCACGCGTGGACGCCCTGTTCTCATGA